From the genome of Pukyongia salina, one region includes:
- a CDS encoding GAF domain-containing protein, which yields MKDKTTSTQFPLKIKVSFSKLFDSYRESLDRMSGLQKERAEEILKVAEEYPILSEGFDDEETLAKYQSQVHLVLEDFFAGILAKNEIKIASIPYRFVIFRSSERFKNIVAHAGEDFKAQLTNFNDDEAYMMGCSMILNAYYGYKVDFRRPFYYDIPDANGIMRHYKVLYNGDFIDIEKTDRSIDITKEDVAELIDNFGNIKLWKEKFPPNSWLFKGFVIATMYDATMDVSLSSFKSNLISKDSKDEDFTKKFRNIVRSIFNLPALDVGYTMFDADEREFHTPPMLGTPKSYLLNGKQSEACTAALCPHSYESLFVKNEFYSISDVAKFYELYPDNILYKTLNEQKMGSAILAPLVSRGELLGVMELVSPNAQELNSVNANKLHDIMPYLVDSVRQSVERERNEIELLIQEECTSIHPSVHWKFKKEAERVLRSRHYSDTELSFREIVFENVYPLFGQMDIKGSSIARNDATKHDLVLQLKLVKKIIEKIYKVEDLPIYEQINFRINKFLSDIKDQLEVDTERKVLNFLKEEIVPLYDHLSKKNKVLAELIADYYKEIDNDKGFVYKYRKDYDDSVMQVNKHMANILDIKQRHAQAMYPHYFERFKTDGVEHNMYIGESITKDDSFNKIYLYNLRLWQLQAMCEMENSFYHLKEKLPVALDVASMILVFNTSLSLRFRMDEKRFDVDGTYNARYEVVKKRVDKAHIKGTEERITQPGKITIIYSQRADEKEYLKYIGFLQHKKLLDKDVEILKLEDLQGVTGLKAIRVSVLYSKKLDDQKKEYYTYDDLMKQLSS from the coding sequence ATGAAAGATAAGACTACTTCGACCCAATTTCCTCTCAAGATCAAGGTGAGCTTTAGTAAGCTTTTTGATTCGTATAGAGAATCATTGGACAGAATGAGTGGTTTACAAAAGGAACGGGCTGAAGAGATATTAAAGGTTGCCGAAGAATATCCCATTTTGTCTGAAGGATTTGATGATGAGGAAACATTAGCGAAATATCAATCGCAGGTACATTTGGTGCTGGAAGATTTCTTTGCCGGTATACTGGCAAAGAATGAAATAAAAATAGCTTCTATTCCATACAGGTTCGTGATTTTCAGATCATCGGAGAGGTTCAAGAATATTGTGGCCCATGCCGGGGAAGATTTTAAAGCCCAGTTAACCAATTTTAATGACGACGAGGCATATATGATGGGATGTTCTATGATACTAAATGCTTATTACGGCTATAAAGTAGATTTTAGAAGACCATTTTATTATGATATCCCTGATGCAAACGGCATCATGAGACATTACAAAGTCTTGTACAATGGGGACTTTATTGATATTGAGAAGACCGACCGCTCGATCGACATCACCAAGGAAGACGTAGCCGAACTGATCGACAACTTTGGTAATATCAAATTATGGAAGGAAAAGTTTCCTCCCAACAGCTGGCTGTTTAAAGGATTTGTAATTGCGACTATGTACGACGCGACCATGGATGTATCGCTGTCGTCATTTAAGTCTAATTTGATCTCGAAGGATTCGAAAGATGAAGATTTTACCAAGAAATTCCGAAACATAGTTAGGTCTATCTTCAATTTACCTGCGTTGGATGTTGGATATACAATGTTCGATGCAGATGAAAGGGAGTTTCATACTCCACCTATGCTGGGCACACCCAAAAGTTATCTTTTAAATGGAAAGCAAAGTGAAGCCTGTACAGCCGCCTTATGCCCTCATTCGTATGAATCACTTTTTGTAAAGAACGAATTCTATTCTATCTCTGATGTAGCTAAGTTTTACGAATTGTATCCCGATAATATTCTATACAAGACTCTAAACGAACAGAAGATGGGAAGTGCCATATTGGCGCCATTGGTAAGCAGAGGAGAGCTATTGGGAGTTATGGAATTGGTTTCACCGAACGCGCAGGAATTAAATTCTGTGAACGCAAATAAATTACACGACATCATGCCTTATCTCGTGGATTCGGTGAGGCAATCGGTAGAACGGGAGCGAAATGAAATAGAATTATTGATTCAGGAAGAATGTACATCTATTCACCCCAGTGTTCACTGGAAATTTAAAAAAGAGGCCGAACGAGTCCTACGATCCAGACATTATAGTGATACCGAGTTATCGTTTAGGGAGATAGTTTTTGAGAATGTTTACCCTTTATTTGGTCAGATGGATATTAAGGGTTCATCTATTGCCAGAAACGACGCTACCAAGCACGATCTTGTTTTACAACTTAAATTGGTAAAGAAGATCATTGAGAAGATATACAAAGTGGAAGACCTGCCTATATATGAGCAGATCAATTTTAGAATCAATAAATTCCTGAGCGATATCAAGGACCAACTGGAAGTGGATACAGAACGCAAGGTGCTGAACTTCCTGAAAGAAGAGATCGTTCCCTTATACGATCATCTAAGTAAAAAGAACAAGGTCCTGGCAGAGCTGATCGCCGATTATTACAAGGAGATCGACAATGACAAAGGTTTTGTTTACAAATACCGCAAGGATTATGACGATTCTGTCATGCAGGTAAACAAGCACATGGCGAACATTCTGGACATAAAGCAAAGGCATGCACAGGCAATGTACCCGCACTACTTTGAAAGGTTTAAAACTGACGGGGTTGAGCACAATATGTACATAGGTGAATCTATAACCAAAGATGATAGTTTCAATAAGATATACCTCTATAACCTTAGATTATGGCAGTTACAGGCCATGTGTGAAATGGAGAATAGTTTTTATCATCTAAAGGAAAAGTTACCGGTTGCCCTTGATGTCGCCTCCATGATTCTGGTGTTCAACACCTCACTTTCGCTTCGTTTTAGAATGGACGAGAAGCGATTCGATGTGGATGGTACGTACAATGCCAGATACGAAGTAGTAAAGAAGCGCGTGGACAAGGCTCATATCAAGGGAACAGAAGAGAGGATCACTCAACCTGGTAAGATCACCATCATATATTCGCAAAGAGCTGATGAAAAAGAATATTTAAAATATATCGGCTTCTTGCAACATAAAAAACTACTGGATAAGGATGTAGAGATCCTGAAATTGGAGGATCTTCAAGGGGTTACCGGTTTAAAAGCGATCCGGGTAAGTGTGCTGTATTCTAAAAAACTGGATGATCAGAAAAAAGAATACTACACTTATGATGATCTCATGAAACAACTTAGCTCTTAA
- a CDS encoding Pycsar system effector family protein produces the protein MNDIVQAADDYILNLFKEELPTNFLYHNYTHSKRVLKSINEIIENSKLSKKESLVLRLSALLHDTGYIKCRDNHEEESARIAREFLESQEVEKDVIDEVEKCILATKFDKDPKNKLEEMIKDADASHFGKDYFEEASEFLRQELIAQNIKTYSPKEWRNENIRLLVEEHQFYSEYALKKWQPVKESNLAKLMKKRKKDRKKLKKEKLKAELKAKYKDASPERGIQTFYRVALRNHIKLSDIADTKANILLSVNAIIISLVLSNLLSKLDTNPFLIAPSAIFVVSSTISMILAVIATRPNVTRGEFTEEDVKNKSVNLTFFGNFHKMELSQYQWAIEELLKDRDYVYSSLTKDLYFLGKVLDRKYRILRWTYTIFVLGIIISIIAFAVSFSLAEQTVTVDNLVN, from the coding sequence ATGAACGACATTGTACAGGCAGCAGATGATTATATCTTAAATCTATTTAAGGAGGAGCTTCCAACAAATTTTCTCTATCATAATTACACCCATTCCAAACGTGTTTTAAAAAGTATCAATGAGATCATAGAAAATTCTAAGCTAAGCAAGAAGGAAAGTCTCGTTTTGAGGCTATCTGCCTTATTACACGATACAGGCTATATTAAATGCAGAGATAACCATGAAGAAGAGAGTGCTAGGATCGCACGGGAGTTTCTCGAATCGCAGGAAGTAGAGAAAGATGTTATCGACGAAGTAGAAAAATGTATACTTGCCACCAAATTCGATAAGGATCCAAAAAATAAACTTGAAGAAATGATCAAGGATGCCGATGCATCCCATTTTGGAAAAGATTATTTCGAAGAAGCCAGTGAATTTCTTCGACAGGAATTAATTGCTCAAAATATAAAGACATATAGCCCTAAAGAGTGGCGAAACGAAAATATCAGGCTTCTTGTAGAAGAACACCAGTTTTACAGTGAGTATGCCCTTAAAAAATGGCAGCCGGTTAAAGAAAGTAATCTGGCGAAACTGATGAAAAAACGAAAGAAGGACAGGAAAAAGTTAAAAAAGGAAAAACTCAAGGCCGAGTTAAAAGCAAAATACAAAGATGCGAGTCCGGAAAGAGGCATACAAACCTTTTACCGAGTTGCCCTGAGAAACCATATAAAGCTAAGTGATATTGCCGATACCAAGGCGAACATCTTGCTTTCGGTTAATGCTATTATCATTTCACTGGTGCTGTCTAACCTCTTGTCTAAATTGGACACCAACCCTTTTCTTATTGCACCTTCTGCTATTTTTGTAGTATCGAGTACAATATCGATGATCCTGGCAGTGATCGCTACCCGCCCAAATGTAACCAGAGGAGAGTTTACCGAAGAGGACGTAAAGAACAAATCTGTTAATCTTACCTTTTTTGGGAACTTTCACAAGATGGAACTCTCTCAATATCAATGGGCTATAGAAGAGCTTTTGAAGGACAGGGATTATGTGTATTCATCCCTTACCAAGGATCTCTATTTCCTGGGAAAAGTCCTTGATCGCAAGTACCGTATACTGCGTTGGACTTACACCATCTTCGTATTGGGAATTATAATATCAATTATTGCGTTCGCCGTGTCTTTTTCGCTAGCCGAGCAGACAGTAACGGTTGATAATTTAGTTAATTAA
- a CDS encoding metallophosphoesterase produces the protein MKFFYQSIIIVLSSLILSCGSYKPKFISEENPTPATVTNSEIEKRIYLVGDAGYAPENETSLALKAFEKLISKSNTKEDHLIFLGDNIYDNGLPAKGHKDRKQAEHRLEIQLDAAKKFDGEALFIPGNHDWYSNGVKGLKRQEEYVEDALDDNEAFQPENGCPVENISLSDNIELLVLDTQWYIADWDKYPTINDDCDIKTRKGFFLEVEDKLKDNNDKTVVIAMHHPAYTYGLHGGYYNFNKHIFAANNNIPLPGIASLVTLIRSQGGVSPQDRYNNRYNELMRRLITLASGNDKVIFASGHEHTLQYIEIESLRQIVSGSGAKRAPVNLGKGAKFVSGEQGFAVLDIYKNGGSRVTFYDASTGEPTQVYTTEVFPADKEYDVSTLPDEFPDTIKASVYEKEETEKSEGYEWFWGDHYRYLYGTELEVPVMTLEDFEMGFTIERKGGGHQTRSLRLVDSKGRNFALRALKKSAVQFLQSVAFKDTYVEEDFEETLTEEAILDFYTSSHPYAAFVVPKLSDALGIYHTNPFLFYMPKHKALGKYNEEFGDELYFIEERPDDGFLDVESFGKPDAIESTSDVLENLRADEKYRMDEPAFIRARLFDMILGDWDRHQDQWRWSRFDISDDEKIYRPIPRDRDQVFSKYDGALLDFMKLLIPGTKQFQEYNEDFKDYKWINLAGIKIDRTFTQTSGKEVWLEQARFIAENLSDEVIEEAFDQLPPEVQNEDSEEIKRMLKSRRGKLVAFAGKYFDHLTKLVVLTATDKDDHIEIERGDHFTEVSISRIKDGKVQPPFKTRRIEHKKTKEIWVYGLDDDDNIVVKGRPNDPIRVRIIGGQNNDTYTIENGRRVKVYDHKTKPNTLVRKGGANINFTDNYRYNIYRYDKYIDGVTSFFPGVGFNPDDGMKVGITISSADRGFKNDPFQVKHTLSGGYFFATQGFDIQYTGEFANVLNNWNVLAGARITSENFTRNFFGFGNETTNEDDELGMDYNRVKTAIRSAKTGVVKDGHYGSRIEITAELETIEVEPTDDRFIAQEIADPAFFDDRKYFGIVDVTYSYSGYDTKVVPTRGMFFKVKSGVTMNMQDSERTFGYIQPSMEFYNSITRNRKLVLRSQVQGQFNIGDSFEFYQAAVLGANTGLRGYRTERFSGESALAFSADLRYSLFKFNTGLLPLKLNVFGGYDYGRVWLDEENSNTWHDSVGGGIIVNAIDTLSGQFGLFNSDDGLRFSFGFGLSL, from the coding sequence ATGAAGTTTTTTTACCAATCCATTATTATAGTTTTAAGTTCGCTGATATTAAGTTGTGGAAGTTATAAACCGAAATTTATTTCTGAAGAAAATCCAACTCCTGCAACCGTAACAAATTCAGAAATTGAAAAACGTATTTACCTGGTGGGTGATGCCGGTTATGCGCCTGAAAATGAAACCAGTCTGGCACTGAAAGCTTTCGAGAAGCTGATCTCTAAATCTAACACCAAAGAGGATCATCTAATTTTCCTGGGTGATAATATATATGACAACGGACTGCCGGCCAAAGGACATAAAGATCGAAAACAAGCCGAACACCGGTTGGAAATTCAGTTGGATGCCGCCAAGAAATTTGATGGTGAGGCCCTATTCATTCCCGGAAATCACGATTGGTATAGTAATGGGGTGAAGGGACTGAAGAGGCAGGAAGAGTATGTAGAAGATGCCCTGGACGATAATGAGGCCTTCCAGCCGGAAAATGGATGCCCGGTGGAAAATATATCATTATCCGATAATATAGAACTCCTGGTACTGGATACACAATGGTATATCGCAGACTGGGACAAATACCCCACGATAAATGACGATTGTGATATAAAGACCAGAAAGGGTTTCTTCCTGGAAGTAGAAGATAAACTCAAGGATAACAACGACAAGACAGTGGTTATCGCAATGCATCATCCGGCATATACGTATGGCTTACATGGAGGATATTATAATTTCAACAAGCATATATTCGCTGCCAACAACAACATCCCTTTGCCGGGAATAGCGAGTTTAGTAACGCTAATACGTTCTCAGGGAGGTGTGTCCCCTCAGGACAGGTACAACAACAGGTATAACGAACTTATGCGCCGTCTGATAACTCTTGCTTCTGGGAATGACAAAGTTATTTTTGCGTCCGGGCATGAGCATACCTTACAATATATAGAAATAGAATCTCTACGACAGATCGTTTCCGGTTCCGGGGCAAAAAGAGCGCCAGTAAACCTTGGTAAAGGAGCAAAGTTTGTAAGTGGGGAGCAAGGATTTGCAGTACTGGATATCTATAAGAACGGAGGCTCCCGGGTTACATTTTACGATGCATCCACCGGCGAACCTACCCAGGTATATACTACCGAAGTTTTTCCGGCCGATAAGGAATACGATGTCTCTACTTTACCCGATGAATTTCCCGATACTATAAAAGCTTCGGTGTATGAGAAAGAGGAAACCGAAAAATCTGAAGGATACGAATGGTTCTGGGGTGATCATTACAGGTACCTTTACGGGACCGAATTAGAAGTGCCGGTAATGACACTTGAGGATTTTGAAATGGGTTTCACCATCGAACGTAAAGGAGGAGGACACCAGACCAGGTCTCTCAGACTGGTAGATTCCAAAGGTAGAAATTTTGCTTTACGTGCGTTAAAGAAAAGCGCTGTGCAATTCTTACAAAGTGTAGCGTTTAAGGACACCTATGTTGAAGAGGATTTTGAAGAAACGCTTACCGAGGAAGCGATCTTAGATTTCTATACCTCGAGTCATCCGTACGCAGCCTTTGTAGTACCAAAGCTCTCCGATGCTTTAGGGATATATCATACTAATCCTTTTCTCTTTTATATGCCCAAGCACAAAGCCCTTGGAAAGTACAACGAGGAATTTGGAGATGAACTTTATTTTATTGAAGAAAGGCCGGACGATGGTTTTCTGGATGTGGAATCCTTCGGAAAACCGGATGCTATCGAGAGCACAAGCGATGTGCTGGAAAACCTTCGGGCCGATGAAAAATACCGGATGGACGAACCAGCTTTTATCCGTGCACGACTTTTTGATATGATCCTGGGCGACTGGGACAGGCATCAGGACCAATGGAGATGGTCTCGTTTTGATATTTCGGACGATGAGAAGATTTATCGCCCTATCCCGCGGGACAGGGATCAGGTTTTTTCAAAATATGACGGAGCATTGCTTGATTTCATGAAACTGCTTATCCCTGGTACCAAGCAATTTCAAGAATACAATGAAGATTTCAAGGATTATAAATGGATCAACCTTGCGGGAATAAAAATAGACCGAACGTTTACTCAAACTTCTGGTAAAGAAGTTTGGTTGGAACAGGCACGGTTTATTGCCGAGAATCTATCAGACGAGGTAATAGAAGAGGCGTTCGATCAATTACCTCCCGAGGTTCAGAATGAAGATTCGGAAGAAATAAAGCGTATGCTAAAATCGCGAAGAGGAAAGCTGGTGGCATTTGCGGGCAAATATTTTGATCACTTAACCAAACTGGTTGTGCTAACGGCTACCGATAAGGATGATCATATAGAAATAGAACGTGGAGATCATTTTACCGAAGTCTCTATTTCCAGAATAAAAGATGGAAAAGTACAGCCACCATTTAAAACCAGGAGGATAGAACACAAGAAAACCAAAGAAATTTGGGTGTATGGCCTGGATGATGACGATAATATCGTGGTTAAAGGCAGACCCAACGATCCTATCCGTGTTCGAATTATAGGAGGGCAGAACAACGATACCTATACTATTGAAAATGGAAGAAGAGTGAAGGTATACGATCATAAGACAAAACCTAATACATTGGTAAGGAAAGGAGGCGCTAATATCAATTTCACCGATAATTATCGTTATAACATCTATCGATACGATAAATATATTGATGGGGTTACTTCCTTCTTCCCCGGGGTTGGATTTAACCCCGACGATGGGATGAAAGTGGGAATCACTATATCCTCTGCCGATCGCGGATTTAAAAACGATCCTTTCCAGGTGAAGCACACTTTGAGCGGGGGATATTTCTTCGCCACTCAAGGTTTCGATATACAATATACCGGCGAGTTTGCCAACGTTTTGAACAATTGGAACGTACTGGCAGGGGCGCGAATTACTTCCGAAAACTTCACCAGGAATTTTTTCGGTTTTGGAAACGAAACCACCAATGAGGATGATGAGTTAGGGATGGACTACAACAGGGTAAAAACTGCAATTCGCAGTGCCAAAACAGGAGTTGTGAAGGATGGTCACTACGGAAGCCGGATTGAGATCACAGCCGAGCTCGAAACCATAGAGGTAGAACCCACAGACGATCGTTTTATAGCCCAGGAAATAGCAGATCCCGCCTTTTTCGACGATAGGAAATACTTTGGTATTGTAGATGTAACTTACAGCTATTCTGGATATGATACAAAGGTTGTGCCTACGCGAGGTATGTTCTTTAAGGTGAAATCTGGTGTTACAATGAACATGCAGGATAGTGAGCGAACCTTTGGTTATATACAGCCTTCCATGGAATTCTATAATTCGATCACGAGAAATCGTAAACTGGTGTTGCGATCCCAGGTTCAGGGTCAGTTTAACATTGGCGATTCGTTCGAATTTTACCAGGCTGCGGTATTAGGAGCCAACACCGGCCTTCGCGGATACAGGACCGAACGATTTAGCGGAGAGAGCGCACTGGCGTTCAGTGCAGATCTGCGATACAGCTTGTTTAAGTTCAACACTGGCCTGCTCCCTCTTAAATTAAATGTCTTTGGAGGCTATGACTACGGGAGGGTTTGGCTTGATGAAGAAAATTCTAACACCTGGCATGATAGTGTAGGAGGTGGGATTATAGTTAATGCTATAGATACACTTTCGGGACAATTTGGTCTCTTCAACAGCGATGATGGTTTGAGATTTTCATTCGGTTTTGGTCTTAGCCTTTAA
- a CDS encoding NHL repeat-containing protein produces MIKEAPDRHIYKLSILLFLFVTTITCQNHGKLSLVHSLPDTLEEISGFSSVEGSPLLWSVNDSGNEAIVYGYNPITNKIERTIEITNGENEDWEDVTSDDDGNIYIGDFGNNRNKREDQVIYQLTTRHELPKVAMEAIKISFQFEDQDKFPPKKKNRNFDVESFVYLDGNFYLFTRNRSSKFDGTTKLYKLPARPGHHTAMLMDTFVTCEDEDDCQVTSAAIDRKQNRLVMLSYNKVWLFSNYPADNFFKGSVRLIKLNHTSQKESISFRDENSLYIADEENGSGGRNLYILELD; encoded by the coding sequence TTGATAAAGGAAGCTCCAGACAGACATATATATAAACTCAGCATTCTATTATTCTTATTTGTTACCACCATAACATGTCAGAATCACGGAAAACTATCCCTTGTACACTCCTTACCGGATACCCTCGAGGAAATAAGCGGTTTTAGCTCTGTAGAAGGGAGTCCCCTTTTATGGTCTGTGAACGATTCTGGGAACGAAGCTATTGTATATGGATATAATCCCATTACCAACAAAATTGAAAGAACGATCGAGATCACGAATGGAGAGAACGAAGATTGGGAAGATGTAACCTCCGATGATGACGGTAATATCTATATTGGCGATTTTGGAAATAATCGTAACAAACGAGAGGATCAGGTAATTTATCAACTTACCACAAGGCATGAGTTGCCTAAGGTAGCGATGGAAGCTATCAAGATCTCCTTTCAGTTTGAGGATCAGGATAAATTTCCCCCGAAGAAGAAGAACCGAAATTTTGATGTGGAGTCCTTCGTTTACCTCGATGGAAATTTCTACTTGTTCACACGCAACAGAAGCTCGAAGTTCGACGGGACCACAAAACTTTATAAGTTACCTGCTCGGCCCGGACATCACACAGCCATGTTGATGGACACGTTTGTTACTTGTGAGGACGAAGACGACTGCCAGGTAACCTCGGCGGCGATAGACCGAAAGCAAAACAGGTTAGTCATGCTTAGTTATAACAAGGTGTGGTTGTTTTCAAACTACCCAGCGGATAATTTCTTTAAAGGTTCAGTGAGGCTAATAAAACTCAATCATACTTCGCAGAAAGAAAGCATCTCCTTCAGGGATGAAAATTCGCTTTATATAGCAGATGAAGAGAATGGATCCGGTGGTAGGAATCTATACATACTGGAACTGGATTAA
- a CDS encoding Dps family protein, with product MAYLNLDKEKIKSTATELNILLADFHLYYQKLRNFHWNVVGSNFFDLHVKFEEMYDDAKLKVDEIAERILTLRFQPLSNYSDYLKSSNLSESSSDLDDLAMVKTLLDDHGTMIDQMRKVIDKAGEANDEGTIDLIGGYIGDLEKTSWMLDAWTMRSSDNHPKLSN from the coding sequence ATGGCATACTTGAACCTAGATAAAGAAAAAATAAAATCCACAGCTACAGAACTTAATATCCTCCTGGCAGATTTTCATCTGTACTATCAGAAACTTCGTAATTTCCACTGGAATGTGGTAGGCAGTAATTTTTTCGACCTGCATGTTAAATTCGAAGAAATGTACGATGACGCCAAATTAAAAGTGGATGAGATCGCAGAACGTATCCTAACCCTCCGATTTCAACCTCTGAGTAATTATTCAGATTATCTAAAGAGTTCTAATCTTTCCGAATCCTCTTCAGACCTCGATGATCTCGCCATGGTTAAGACCCTTTTAGATGACCATGGTACTATGATCGATCAAATGAGAAAAGTGATCGATAAAGCAGGTGAAGCTAATGATGAAGGTACTATAGACCTTATTGGCGGATATATTGGAGACCTGGAAAAGACTAGCTGGATGCTGGATGCATGGACAATGCGTTCTTCCGATAACCACCCGAAACTATCAAACTAG
- the cysQ gene encoding 3'(2'),5'-bisphosphate nucleotidase CysQ, with protein MKNNLHIAIRAAIEGGLEIMKVYGTNFSVEFKGDDSPLTIADEKANEVINRYLLKTGIPIISEENRQTDYEARRDWTQCWIVDPLDGTKEFVKRNGEFTVNIALVINGSPHLGVIYVPVEKTLYFTSEDATSSYKCVIQDPEASIDEIIEQAEMIRPLTDVVPPVKVVGSRSHLNDDTRAFIAEIEKKNEVEIVSRGSSLKFCLVAEGKAHVYPRYAPTMEWDTAAGQAICEAVGVKVIEESTKTPLKYNKKNLLNPYFLVTR; from the coding sequence ATGAAGAACAATCTCCATATTGCCATTCGAGCAGCTATAGAAGGTGGCTTGGAAATAATGAAGGTGTATGGTACCAATTTCAGCGTGGAATTTAAAGGAGATGACTCTCCCTTAACCATTGCCGATGAAAAGGCAAATGAAGTCATTAATAGGTATCTGCTAAAAACCGGAATTCCTATTATCAGTGAGGAAAACCGGCAAACCGATTATGAAGCCAGGCGAGATTGGACCCAGTGCTGGATAGTTGATCCACTCGATGGAACCAAAGAATTTGTAAAACGAAATGGTGAATTTACGGTAAACATTGCGTTGGTTATTAATGGCAGCCCACATTTAGGAGTGATCTATGTTCCTGTAGAAAAAACACTCTACTTTACTTCTGAAGACGCCACATCCTCGTATAAATGCGTTATCCAGGATCCTGAAGCATCTATAGATGAAATAATTGAACAAGCTGAAATGATCAGGCCCTTAACCGATGTTGTTCCCCCTGTGAAGGTGGTGGGTAGTCGCTCTCATCTCAATGATGACACCCGGGCGTTTATTGCCGAGATCGAAAAGAAGAATGAAGTGGAGATCGTGTCCAGAGGAAGTTCTTTGAAATTCTGTCTTGTAGCAGAAGGAAAGGCTCATGTGTACCCCAGATATGCTCCTACAATGGAGTGGGATACTGCTGCAGGCCAGGCTATTTGTGAAGCTGTAGGAGTAAAAGTAATTGAAGAATCGACAAAGACACCGCTTAAGTACAATAAGAAGAACTTATTGAATCCGTATTTTCTGGTAACTCGCTAA
- a CDS encoding DUF2061 domain-containing protein: MAKYKHESHIRSLLKGISWRVIATTDTVLVALLITCLFGQCSLENALKIGAAEFLLKLIVYYVHERIWQRFQNGVDVSKLQTIYKSISWRVVATSMTFVISGAVLDSFNEVALFIALTELFTKFVLYYFHERLWLRIPLGRIRNYFLKRFKK; encoded by the coding sequence ATGGCAAAGTACAAACACGAATCACATATTAGAAGTTTGCTGAAAGGTATTTCCTGGCGAGTTATTGCCACTACCGATACCGTATTGGTAGCTTTGCTGATCACTTGTTTGTTTGGGCAGTGTAGTTTAGAAAATGCATTGAAGATAGGGGCTGCAGAATTTTTACTGAAGCTTATTGTCTACTATGTTCACGAACGTATCTGGCAACGATTCCAGAATGGTGTGGACGTTAGCAAGCTCCAAACCATATATAAATCTATTTCCTGGCGGGTAGTGGCAACCTCCATGACCTTTGTAATTTCAGGTGCTGTTCTAGACAGTTTTAATGAAGTTGCACTTTTCATAGCCCTAACCGAGCTATTTACTAAATTTGTACTTTATTATTTTCACGAGCGTCTTTGGTTGCGAATACCTTTGGGGCGAATTAGGAATTATTTCTTAAAACGATTTAAAAAGTAA
- the cysC gene encoding adenylyl-sulfate kinase, whose product MQENIIPHQFSISKEDRMSLKGHNALLLWFTGLSGSGKSTIANAVEKALVTNKIHTYTLDGDNVRKGLNNNLGFSPEDRKENIRRIAEVANLMIDAGLVVLAAFVSPYQKDRERIRSIVGEKQYLEIFVNTPLEECERRDVKGLYAKARAGEIKNFTGINAPYEAPVNPDLEIDTTKMTVDEAVSEILKHLKTKLAKKHE is encoded by the coding sequence ATGCAGGAAAATATCATTCCACATCAATTCAGTATTTCGAAAGAAGACAGGATGTCTCTTAAAGGGCACAATGCATTACTGCTCTGGTTTACCGGATTGTCCGGTTCTGGGAAATCTACGATCGCGAATGCCGTGGAAAAGGCCCTGGTGACAAATAAGATACATACATACACCCTGGACGGTGATAATGTAAGAAAGGGCCTGAATAATAACCTTGGTTTCTCTCCCGAAGACCGAAAAGAGAACATTCGCCGAATTGCCGAAGTAGCCAATTTGATGATAGACGCAGGCTTAGTAGTACTGGCTGCTTTTGTGTCTCCTTACCAAAAAGACCGTGAGCGTATACGTAGTATAGTAGGAGAAAAACAGTATTTAGAGATCTTTGTAAACACGCCTCTGGAAGAGTGTGAACGTAGAGATGTAAAAGGTTTATATGCCAAAGCTAGAGCAGGAGAGATAAAGAATTTTACCGGGATCAACGCACCCTATGAGGCACCTGTGAATCCGGACCTGGAAATTGATACTACTAAAATGACGGTGGATGAAGCCGTTTCGGAAATATTAAAACACTTAAAAACTAAACTCGCTAAAAAGCATGAGTAA